The Ranitomeya variabilis isolate aRanVar5 chromosome 7, aRanVar5.hap1, whole genome shotgun sequence genome includes a window with the following:
- the LOC143785566 gene encoding uncharacterized protein LOC143785566, whose amino-acid sequence MRSAPLQSKKKKKKKKKSLLTGSWPIKRGKLQTHRRCNMSSPGKTVDPAGEPASRRSSDASHRSETKDSRSRKSQPPISAKKRQKSKHKQCALCDEPLPDSHPKKLCNQCMAETMQSPSMSVTDIRAIIREELQAISQASTPPKKSGKEKAISSSESEEEGVIHSDSSQASSSSSTHSDIEGRACFPLDGVDNLVKSIRNTIGCEDTKDDQTAQDIMFAGLAERKRRAFPVIPAVKALIKREWEKQDQRGFLPSASKRKYPFNDEELISWTKIPKVDAAVASTSKQSALPVEDAGLLSDPLDRKAESSLKRSWEASTGIFKPSIASTCTARSMLVWIDQLDQQIEHGVSRQKLRDAIPLIRGAAAFMADASADSLRLAARSAGLINNARRALWMKSWKGDTQSKAKICAIPCEGEFLFGKALDEILKKAKERKKAFPDPSIPFYRKTFRKRPFGKRTQNERSSRWATREGKQGGTMFKGPPFRRDNKF is encoded by the exons atgcgcagtgcaccgctgcagagtaaaaaaaaaaaaaaaaaaaaaaaaaaaagtttactgaccggatcctggcctataaaaagggggaagttgcaaacgcacaggcgatgcaacatgtcgtccccaggcaagactgtggacccagcaggtgagccagccagcagaaggtcctcagatgccagccacaggagtgagaccaaggattcaagatccagaaagtcgcagcctcctatttcg gccaaaaagagacagaaatctaagcacaagcaatgtgcgttatgtgacgagcctctcccagattcccaccccaaaaaactctgcaatcagtgtatggcggaaacaatgcagagtccatctatgtcggtcacagatatacgggccataattagagaggaattacaggccatctcacaagccagtaccccccctaaaaaatccgggaaagaaaaggctatatccagctctgagtccgaggaggaaggcgttatccactcagactcctcgcaggcgtcatcctcttcctcaacacattccgacattgagggtcgagcttgttttcctcttgatggggtggacaacctagtaaagtccatcaggaatactataggttgtgaggatacaaaagacgaccaaactgcacaagacatcatgtttgcagggttggcggagaggaagagaagagcattcccagtaattccggcggttaaggctctgataaagagggagtgggagaaacaggaccagagaggttttctcccgtcagcctccaaaaggaagtacccctttaatgatgaggagttaatttcatggactaaaatccctaaggtggacgctgcagtcgcctccacctcaaaacagtcagccctaccagtcgaggatgcgggcctactttctgatcctctagatcggaaggcagaatcgtcactgaaacgatcatgggaggcttccacgggcatatttaagccatcaattgccagcacgtgcacagctagatccatgcttgtgtggattgatcagctggatcaacagatcgaacacggggtctccagacaaaaattgcgggatgcgataccactaattagaggtgcagcagcattcatggccgatgcttcagctgactctcttcgccttgcagcaaggtcagccggtctaattaataatgccagacgtgcgttatggatgaagagctggaagggggatacgcagtcaaaggctaaaatctgcgctattccgtgtgagggtgagtttttgtttgggaaagcattagacgagatcctcaaaaaagcaaaagagaggaaaaaagccttccctgacccctcaattcctttctataggaagacctttaggaagaggccgttcggaaaaagaacacaaaatgaaagatcgtcacgatgggccacaagagagggaaaacagggtggcactatgttcaaaggcccccccttccgtagagacaacaaattctga